Proteins encoded in a region of the Burkholderia ubonensis subsp. mesacidophila genome:
- a CDS encoding ABC transporter ATP-binding protein encodes MSAATVSAPSQDEPLLSLERLQVRFGDTVAVDDVTLAIGHGERVALVGESGSGKSVTALAILRLLRDAEVGGTIRFAGQDLAARSEREMRGLRGSDIAMIFQEPMTALNPLYTIGAQIGETIQLHDGVPAAQARRRAIALLARTGIAEPERRVDSYPHQLSGGQRQRAMIAMALACRPRLLLADEPTTALDVTIRAQIVELLLELQREEAEKRGMAILMITHDLNLVRHFAERVAVMERGRLVESGAVERVFAAPEHPYTQRLLNSRPQRAVVPVMPIAPVLLDARHVSVQFARKRPGLAGWFKSAPVAAVSDVSVSVRQGETLGVVGESGSGKSTLAMALLGLQKTAHGEIEFQGRALSSYRGREQAALRSNLQVVFQDPFSSLSPRHTIERIVGEGLELHRPDLSADARRAKSLAVLREVGLDRTVMHRYPHEFSGGQRQRIAIARALVLEPRILILDEPTSALDVSIQQQVLKLLASLQQKYNLGYVFISHDLEVIGAMAHRVAVMQGGAIVESGDVADIFTKPSHPYTQKLLKAVWKA; translated from the coding sequence ATGAGCGCCGCCACCGTATCGGCGCCGTCGCAGGACGAGCCGCTGCTGTCGCTCGAGCGCCTGCAGGTCCGCTTCGGCGACACCGTCGCGGTCGACGACGTGACGCTCGCGATTGGCCACGGCGAGCGCGTCGCGCTCGTCGGCGAGTCGGGGTCGGGCAAGAGCGTGACCGCGCTGGCGATCCTGCGCCTGTTGCGCGATGCCGAGGTCGGCGGCACGATCCGCTTCGCGGGCCAGGACCTCGCGGCCCGCAGCGAGCGGGAGATGCGCGGGCTGCGCGGCTCCGACATCGCGATGATCTTCCAGGAGCCGATGACGGCGCTCAACCCGCTGTATACGATCGGCGCGCAGATCGGCGAGACGATCCAGCTGCACGACGGCGTGCCGGCGGCGCAGGCCCGTCGGCGCGCGATCGCACTGCTCGCGCGCACCGGCATCGCGGAGCCGGAGCGGCGCGTCGACAGCTATCCGCACCAGCTGTCGGGCGGCCAGCGGCAGCGCGCGATGATCGCGATGGCGCTCGCGTGCCGGCCGCGCCTGCTGCTCGCCGACGAGCCGACCACCGCGCTCGACGTGACGATCCGCGCGCAGATCGTCGAGCTGCTGCTGGAACTGCAGCGCGAGGAAGCCGAAAAGCGCGGGATGGCGATCCTGATGATCACGCACGACCTGAACCTCGTGCGGCACTTCGCCGAGCGCGTCGCAGTGATGGAACGGGGCCGGCTCGTCGAGAGCGGGGCGGTCGAGCGGGTCTTCGCCGCGCCCGAGCATCCGTATACGCAGCGCCTGCTGAACAGCCGGCCGCAGCGCGCGGTCGTGCCGGTGATGCCGATCGCGCCGGTGCTGCTCGACGCGCGCCACGTGAGCGTGCAGTTCGCGCGCAAGCGCCCGGGCCTCGCGGGCTGGTTCAAGTCCGCGCCGGTGGCGGCGGTGTCGGACGTGTCCGTGTCGGTGCGGCAGGGCGAGACGCTCGGCGTGGTCGGCGAGTCCGGCTCGGGCAAGTCGACGCTCGCGATGGCCTTGCTCGGGCTGCAGAAGACCGCGCACGGCGAGATCGAATTCCAGGGGCGCGCGCTGTCGAGCTATCGCGGCCGCGAGCAGGCCGCGCTGCGCTCGAACCTGCAGGTCGTGTTTCAGGATCCTTTCAGTTCGCTGTCGCCGCGCCACACGATCGAGCGGATCGTCGGCGAGGGGCTCGAGCTGCACCGCCCGGACCTGTCGGCCGACGCGCGGCGCGCGAAGTCGCTCGCGGTGCTGCGCGAGGTCGGCCTCGACCGCACGGTGATGCATCGCTATCCGCACGAGTTCTCCGGCGGGCAGCGCCAGCGGATCGCGATCGCCCGCGCGCTCGTGCTTGAGCCGCGCATCCTGATCCTCGACGAGCCGACGTCGGCGCTCGACGTGTCGATCCAGCAGCAGGTGCTGAAGCTGCTCGCGAGTTTGCAACAGAAATACAACCTCGGTTACGTGTTCATCAGCCACGACCTAGAGGTGATCGGCGCGATGGCGCACCGTGTCGCGGTGATGCAGGGCGGGGCGATCGTCGAGTCCGGCGACGTCGCCGACATCTTCACAAAGCCGTCACATCCTTACACACAAAAGCTGTTGAAAGCGGTCTGGAAAGCGTGA
- a CDS encoding ABC transporter permease, which yields MSQAAAPSRLDAARARVSPSPARRVWRRFTQQRLGYWSFVIFIVAFAASLAAPLWSNDKPLVVRYDGHYYFPMFNTYPETTFGGDFPTPADYLDPYVRKRLEAPGNFVVYPPNRYHYDTLNYFSNVPNPAPPSRENWLGTDAQGRDLLARLVYGFRVSVEFGLVLTLIGTLLGIAAGAVQGFFGGRVDIVGQRLIEIWSSLPELYLLIIFASIFEPSFVLLIVLLSLFGWIGLADYVRAEFLRNRTQDYVRAARAMGLTNWQIIWRHVLPNSLTSVITFLPFRMSGAILALTSLDFLGLGVPPPTPSLGELLAQGKGNLDAWWISLSTFGVLVATLLLLTFMGDALRNALDTRIADSVRAAGGQR from the coding sequence ATGAGCCAGGCTGCCGCTCCGTCCCGCCTCGATGCCGCGCGCGCGCGCGTGTCGCCGTCGCCCGCGCGCCGCGTGTGGCGGCGCTTCACGCAGCAGCGCCTCGGCTACTGGAGCTTCGTGATCTTCATCGTCGCGTTCGCCGCGAGTCTCGCCGCGCCGCTGTGGTCGAACGACAAGCCGCTCGTCGTCCGCTACGACGGCCACTATTACTTCCCGATGTTCAACACGTATCCGGAGACGACCTTCGGGGGCGATTTCCCGACGCCCGCCGACTATCTCGATCCGTACGTCCGCAAGCGTCTCGAGGCGCCCGGCAATTTCGTCGTCTATCCGCCGAACCGCTACCACTACGACACGCTGAACTACTTCTCGAACGTGCCGAATCCCGCGCCGCCGTCGCGTGAGAACTGGCTCGGCACGGACGCGCAGGGGCGCGACCTGCTGGCCCGGCTCGTCTACGGGTTTCGCGTGTCGGTCGAATTCGGACTGGTGCTGACGCTGATCGGCACGCTCCTCGGCATAGCCGCGGGCGCGGTGCAGGGCTTCTTCGGCGGCCGCGTCGACATCGTCGGGCAGCGGCTGATCGAGATCTGGAGCTCGCTGCCCGAGCTGTACCTGCTGATCATCTTCGCGTCGATCTTCGAGCCGAGCTTCGTGCTGCTGATCGTTCTGCTGTCGCTGTTCGGCTGGATCGGGCTCGCCGACTACGTGCGCGCCGAGTTCCTGCGCAACCGCACGCAGGACTACGTGCGCGCGGCGCGCGCGATGGGGCTCACGAACTGGCAGATCATCTGGCGCCACGTGCTGCCGAACAGCCTGACGTCGGTGATTACGTTCCTGCCGTTCCGGATGAGCGGCGCGATCCTCGCGCTGACGAGCCTCGACTTCCTCGGGCTCGGCGTGCCGCCGCCGACGCCGAGCCTCGGCGAGCTGCTCGCGCAGGGCAAGGGCAACCTCGATGCATGGTGGATCTCGCTGTCGACGTTCGGCGTGCTGGTCGCGACGCTGCTGCTGCTGACCTTCATGGGCGACGCGCTGCGCAACGCGCTCGACACGCGCATCGCCGATTCCGTGCGGGCGGCGGGAGGCCAGCGATGA
- a CDS encoding microcin C ABC transporter permease YejB, whose translation MWSYILKRLLLMIPTLVGVLTLTFVVIQFVPGGPVEQAVQELRKGATEQGAAPFGMRARTGVDPQQVAQLKVLYGFDKPPLERYVLMLKHFARFDLGDSYFRHQSVWSLIVQKLPVSISIGLWTFFLTYLISVPLGIAKAVRNGSPFDVATSLVVLVGYAIPGFVLGVLLLVLFGGGSFWQLFPLRGLTSDSFAQLSIAGKVLDYLWHIALPITASVVGNFAIITMLTKNAFLDEIRRQYVLTARAKGLSERRVLWKHVFRNAMLPLIVGFPGAFIGAFFTGSLLIETLFTLDGLGLLSYESVVRRDYPVVLGTLYLFTLIGLATKLISDLCYVWVDPRIQFENLER comes from the coding sequence ATGTGGAGCTACATCCTCAAACGCCTGCTGTTGATGATCCCGACGCTCGTCGGCGTGCTGACGCTCACGTTCGTCGTGATCCAGTTCGTGCCGGGCGGCCCGGTCGAGCAGGCCGTGCAGGAACTGCGCAAGGGCGCGACGGAGCAGGGCGCGGCGCCGTTCGGGATGCGCGCGCGTACCGGCGTCGATCCGCAGCAGGTCGCGCAGCTGAAGGTGCTGTACGGCTTCGACAAGCCGCCGCTCGAGCGCTACGTGCTGATGCTCAAGCACTTCGCGCGCTTCGATCTCGGCGACAGCTACTTCCGCCACCAGAGCGTGTGGTCGCTGATCGTGCAGAAGCTGCCGGTGTCGATCAGCATCGGCTTGTGGACGTTTTTCCTCACCTACCTGATCTCGGTGCCGCTCGGCATCGCGAAGGCCGTGCGCAACGGCTCGCCGTTCGACGTCGCGACGAGCCTCGTCGTGCTCGTCGGCTATGCGATTCCCGGCTTCGTGCTCGGCGTGCTGCTGCTCGTGCTGTTCGGCGGCGGCTCGTTCTGGCAGCTGTTCCCGCTGCGCGGGCTCACGTCGGACAGCTTCGCGCAGCTGTCGATCGCCGGCAAGGTGCTCGACTACCTGTGGCACATCGCGCTGCCGATCACTGCGTCGGTCGTCGGCAACTTCGCGATCATCACGATGCTCACGAAGAACGCGTTCCTCGACGAGATCCGCCGGCAGTACGTGCTGACTGCGCGCGCGAAGGGACTGTCCGAACGCCGCGTGCTGTGGAAGCACGTGTTCCGCAACGCGATGCTGCCGCTCATCGTCGGCTTTCCGGGCGCGTTCATCGGCGCGTTCTTCACCGGCAGCCTGCTGATCGAGACGCTGTTCACGCTCGACGGACTCGGGCTGCTGTCGTACGAGTCGGTCGTGCGCCGCGACTACCCGGTCGTGCTCGGCACGCTGTACCTGTTCACGCTGATCGGCCTCGCGACCAAGCTGATCTCCGACCTCTGCTACGTGTGGGTCGACCCGCGCATTCAATTCGAGAACCTGGAGCGCTGA
- a CDS encoding extracellular solute-binding protein, translated as MTKGSPRSAAAPARSGVARAAGRAAAALLMQAVLAASAAHAAYAIAQYGEPKYPPGFTHFDYVNPDAPKGGTLVLANPSRMTSFDKFNPYTMRGNPAPGIEMLFESLATGSLDEPASAYGLLADDIAVAPDRLSVTFHLNPRARFSNGDPVTAADVKYSFDTLKSKQAAPQFAAYLGDIARAVIVDPATVRFEFRQRNRELPLIAASVPVFSRKWGLRADGTRIAFDQLAFEQPIGSGPYLIERNDNGRNITYRRNPTYWGADLPVRVGTHNFERIVYKLYGDNVTRLQGFKAGEYDVLVENIARNWVRHDVGKRFDSGELVKREFRQHNGAGMQGFMMNLRRPLFRDVRVRQALDLALDFEWLNRQLFYGGYTRLDSYFADTDLQATGMPGPGELALLDPLRAQLDPAVFGPMVAQPNTNPPGSLRANLLKARALLAQAGWTYRDGALRNAQGEPFTFEILDDAGSAFEPVVIAYQRNLAKLGITVKFRTADYALLQKRLDAFDYDMTTIRYLGVQVPGAEQFSRYSSKFADQPGSDNVIGLKSPAVDALLKALDAAQTREQLVDATRALDRVLMHGYYAVPQWYSTTHRVAYKRTLGYPQTLPLYYSAESWVVSTWWVKPGS; from the coding sequence ATGACGAAGGGTTCGCCCCGGAGCGCCGCCGCGCCCGCCCGTTCCGGTGTCGCGCGGGCTGCCGGCCGCGCCGCGGCCGCGCTGCTGATGCAGGCCGTGCTTGCCGCGAGCGCCGCGCATGCCGCCTATGCGATCGCCCAGTACGGCGAGCCGAAATATCCGCCGGGCTTCACGCATTTCGACTATGTGAATCCGGATGCGCCGAAGGGCGGCACGCTCGTGCTCGCGAACCCGAGCCGGATGACGTCGTTCGACAAGTTCAACCCGTATACGATGCGCGGCAATCCCGCGCCCGGCATCGAGATGCTGTTCGAGAGCCTGGCGACGGGCAGCCTGGACGAGCCCGCGTCCGCGTACGGGCTGCTTGCCGACGACATCGCGGTCGCGCCGGACCGCCTGTCGGTCACGTTCCACCTGAACCCGCGCGCGCGCTTCTCGAACGGCGACCCGGTGACGGCAGCCGACGTCAAGTACTCGTTCGACACGCTGAAGAGCAAGCAGGCGGCGCCGCAGTTCGCCGCGTACCTCGGCGACATCGCGCGCGCGGTGATCGTCGACCCGGCCACGGTGCGGTTCGAGTTCCGCCAGCGCAACCGCGAGCTGCCGCTGATCGCGGCCTCGGTGCCGGTGTTCTCGCGCAAATGGGGGCTGCGCGCGGACGGCACGCGCATCGCGTTCGACCAGCTCGCGTTCGAGCAGCCGATCGGCAGCGGGCCGTACCTGATCGAGCGTAACGACAATGGCCGCAACATCACGTACCGGCGCAACCCCACGTACTGGGGCGCCGACCTGCCGGTGCGGGTGGGCACCCACAACTTCGAGCGGATCGTCTACAAGCTGTACGGCGACAACGTCACGCGCCTGCAGGGGTTCAAGGCGGGCGAGTACGACGTGCTCGTCGAGAACATCGCGCGCAACTGGGTGCGGCACGACGTCGGCAAGCGCTTCGACAGCGGCGAGCTGGTGAAGCGCGAGTTCCGGCAGCACAACGGCGCGGGCATGCAGGGCTTCATGATGAACCTGCGCCGGCCGCTGTTCCGCGACGTGCGGGTGCGCCAGGCGCTCGACCTCGCGCTCGACTTCGAATGGCTGAACCGCCAGCTGTTCTACGGCGGCTACACGCGCCTCGACAGCTACTTTGCCGACACCGACCTGCAGGCGACCGGCATGCCGGGGCCGGGCGAGCTCGCGCTGCTCGACCCGCTGCGCGCGCAGCTCGACCCGGCGGTGTTCGGCCCGATGGTCGCGCAGCCGAACACGAATCCGCCCGGCTCGCTGCGCGCGAACCTGCTGAAGGCGCGCGCGCTGCTCGCGCAGGCTGGCTGGACGTATCGTGACGGCGCGTTGCGCAACGCGCAGGGCGAGCCGTTTACGTTCGAGATCCTCGACGATGCGGGTTCCGCATTCGAGCCGGTCGTGATCGCGTACCAGCGCAATCTCGCGAAGCTCGGCATCACCGTGAAGTTCCGCACCGCCGACTACGCGCTGCTGCAGAAACGCCTCGACGCATTCGACTACGACATGACGACGATCCGCTACCTCGGGGTGCAGGTGCCGGGCGCCGAGCAGTTTTCGCGCTACAGCAGCAAGTTCGCGGACCAGCCGGGGTCGGACAACGTCATCGGGCTCAAGTCGCCGGCCGTCGACGCGCTGCTGAAGGCGCTCGACGCCGCGCAGACCCGCGAGCAGCTGGTCGATGCGACGCGTGCGCTCGACCGCGTGCTGATGCACGGCTACTACGCGGTCCCGCAGTGGTACAGCACGACGCACCGGGTCGCGTACAAGCGCACGCTCGGCTATCCGCAGACGCTGCCGCTGTACTATTCGGCGGAGAGCTGGGTCGTGTCGACCTGGTGGGTCAAGCCGGGCAGCTGA
- the cyoD gene encoding cytochrome o ubiquinol oxidase subunit IV produces the protein MAHSHSSQLEAGHGSVGGYIAGFILSVLLTAASFGLVLGGVLSPHASLIALAVLAFVQIVVHLVYFLHMNSSSGQRWNVMAFSYTVLTAAILIVGTLWVMHNVTMNMMSR, from the coding sequence ATGGCCCATTCGCATTCGTCTCAACTCGAAGCAGGGCACGGCAGCGTCGGCGGCTACATCGCCGGCTTCATCCTGTCGGTGCTGCTCACGGCCGCATCGTTCGGTCTCGTGCTCGGCGGCGTGCTGTCGCCGCATGCGTCGCTGATCGCGCTCGCGGTGCTCGCGTTCGTGCAGATCGTCGTGCACCTCGTGTACTTCCTGCACATGAACAGCTCGTCGGGGCAGCGCTGGAACGTGATGGCGTTCAGCTACACGGTGCTGACCGCGGCGATCCTGATCGTCGGCACGCTGTGGGTGATGCACAACGTGACCATGAACATGATGTCGCGATAA